Part of the Candidatus Brocadia sinica JPN1 genome, AAATGAATTATTATTTGTTTTATTAAGAAGTACGTAATCAGATAAGATAATAAGATAGCTGCCTACCCTAACCTTGCTTGTAAGTGACAACCGTAAAGAAATAGGTTATACCCAGTATTCGTATCCTTCGATAATTTGGCATATGTGCCCATTTTCCATTCGCACAATTTTATGTAGGGCGGGCATTGCCCGCCATAATCAATCTATTTCGGTACAATCCATCATGCAGAACCCACCCCGATTGCTCAATTTTTGGTAGGCGGTGCCTACCCTACCTGGCTTCAATCGTATCTATACGCTCATTTTGGAGATTACGCTGTACAATGGATAATTCGGTCTGTTGCTCATCTTGTATTGAGACTTTCATAATTTACCCTTAGTTTTAAAAGTATGAAATGACTAACGTTGAAGTATGCATACCAAGGACCGTTCCATTTCATGCTGGTTTAGGCTTGAAGTCTGAACCGAAATGTTTTGATCTATAAATATGCAAGCTCGAACCAACGAAGAGGTATTTTTTGAACAGAAAAATTATTTATTTTTAACCTTCACGGTCACTATCGTCTTCAAGCCAGCAGATTCAAATTCGACCTTTGTCTTACCAGCTTTCTGTGTGGCTGTAATCGTAAACACGGCTTCACCGTTTGTGTCTGTATCTTGACTTAACGGTGTAACCGATATACGCTTCTTACCTGACTTAACCGTGGCGGTTACTGTATTAACAACTGGTGAACCGTCAGCACATGTTACTAACACTGTTATTTTACCGGTTTCTTCCCTCCCGAGTTTCAGCGTCTTTGGAGATGTCACGATATTTGCAACCTCACAAGGTGTTGGCGACGGAGTCGGTGTGGGTAATATAGCTGTTTTAAAGTTGTTTTCGCTTCCATACGTGATTCCTGTACTGCTCTGAGCAACTATCCTGTAATAATAAATGGTTAGAGCAGACAATCCACTTATATTGATACTTACAGATGTATCACTCAATCCACTGACCGTTTGTGTAGATGAAGTACTACTATATGATCCACTAGTAGTGCCGTATTCATACCATGATGTTGCTGCCAGTCCATTAGCATTAACTGTCCCATTCAATAAAGCAGAATCATATGTTACATTTGAAGCAAACCCCGTTATAACATTGGGTGGTGAGGCAGAAAGATTACTATCAAAAAATGATATAAATGCATCAAGACCCTCATAACTATGAGAAGTATCATAAGCATCTATTGTTGTTGGAAAGTTCATTGAAGCTGTCGAACCAGTCACATAAACATTATCACCTGAATTCATAGCTATGGCAAAACTCTGTTCCTCGCTGTATCCGCCCAAAAATGTGGATGCAATGAGGTTTGCCAAATTTCCGCTAAACTTTGATACAAAAGCATCTGCACTACCATTAAAAAAAATATCATAAGCGCCAAAGGAAGCATCAAGGGTCGTTGGAAAATTTGATGACTCAGTTAAACCAGTCACATAGACATTTCCACTTGAATCTATGGCTATAGCATTGGCATAATCACTTGAAGAACCGCCTAAAAATGTGGATGCAAGCAGGGTTGTTAAATCATCACTTAGTCTCGATACAAAGACATCACCATTACCGTTAAAAGAAGTATCATAAGTATCCGTAGTTATTGGAAAATCTGCTGACCCTGCTAAACCTGTTACATAGACGTTGTTACTTTTCCCTGACGTCATTGTTATAGAATGAGCAGTATCACCTGAAGAACTTCCTAGATAAGTAGATGCAAGCAATCTTGTTAAATCTCTGCTTAGCTTTGCTATAAAAACATCATTACTGCCATTGAAAGAAGTATCATAAGCGGTCGTAGATGTTGGAAAGTCTGATGACTGAGTATCACCAGCTACATATATATTCCCATCTAAATCTATGGTCATAGAATAAGCAGACTCATTGGACGATCCCCCCAAATATGTGGATGCAAGCAGAGTTGTTAAACCGCTATTAAATTTCGATATAAAAATATCACTACCGCCATCAAAAGAAGTATCATAGGCATCTGTAGATATTGGAAAATCCGATGATAAAGTTCCGCCAGTCACATAGACATTTCCACTTGGATCTATCGCTATGGCATTGCCATAATTATAGGCAGAACCTCCCAAATAGGTAGATGCAAGCAGGCTGCTTAAATCGCCTTTAAGTTTTGATACAAAGATGTCGTAATAACCGCTATTATTGTAAGAACTATCATAAGTGCCGGGGGTTGTCGGGAAATCTGATGACCATGTGTAACCAGCCACATAGATATCCCCGCTGGAATCAATGGTGATAGAAGAAGCACTATCCGATCGAGAACCACCCAAAAATGTAGATGCAAGGATGCTTGTTAAATTCCAGTTTAACTTTGATATAAAAACATCACCCGTACCGTTAAAAGAAGTATCATAAACACCTAGAGTTATTGGAAAGTTTAATGACGCAGTTGAACCAGTTACATAAATATTCCCATCCGAGTCAATGGCTATAGAATGAACACTATCCCATTGAGACTCACCTAAATATGTAGATGCAAGGAGGGGGTCGATGATGAGTTCCTTTGTTTTGTCGTAGGAGGCTACCTTGAAACCGTATTCTGATTGCGGATTTTGGACTTCGGATTTCGGGTTTGAGAGGTTTGCTTCTGTATGCTGAATTCGATATTCAACAGCCACATCCACCCTCTTTCCATCAATCTCCTGATAAGCCACAGGTTTTGTAAATTTTACAGGCCCAAGCTCTGTTTCTACCACAAGTTCTCCGTCTTCGTTTACCTTTAATCCCCCTGTGTCTCCCTTTAGAGAAAGGGGGTTGGAGGAATTTATGCCACTCAGACTGATCTTTATCTGATCAGGGCTTGCTCCTGGCTTCACATAAAAGAGTTTTTCTACGTTATTCCCATAAGCCCTCAATTTTAAGTCTATTCCCTTATAAACCTCACCAAGATTTATCACCTCATATGTTGAGATATTGGTCTTCCACCTTGATGCGTCTTTCCTTTTGAAATAGTTTACCTTCGTTATGGCCTTTCCTTCGCCTTTGATTTTGTTGACCTTGCCGCCGATGAGTGTTTCTTTAAGGGCAAGTCCTCTTATTTCAGATTTCGGAGTCTGGATTTTAGATTGCGAAAATGTGTAATCAGCATTTTGAGAAACAATTTTGGGTATCGGATCAAAACATGAAATTAAGAACAAGTCGAAAATTTTGGATTTAGGTTGGATGACGTTACCATTTACTTGAGGTCCATAACCCGTTTTCCTGACTCCTGATCTCAGACCACAGAATCTTGTTTCTTGCCCTTCGTCCCTTCCCGGTAATGAATAGACGATCTCCCCGTCTTTCGTTACAAAAACTGTTCCACCAAATGTGTTGGCATAAAACTCCACTCTTTCATCGGTCTGTCCCATATTGGCTATGAAAGGTATCTGGAGTTTTTTGGTCTTTTGAATAACCTCTGCCTGTGATGGTTTGTCTGCACCCATCTGTCCAGCAAAAAGGGTTTTCGAGAAAGACATTGTGAGCAAAAGAACTGTCATGTATCCAAAGGTGTTAAACTTGCCGCATGTAAGACTAAAAGATGCGTTTCTCATAATCTTATTTCCTCCGGCATTAATGGTTTTGATCTATCATCTGTTGAATTATGATAACCATGAAAGCTGTTTTTCGATCAGGTTTTTGGTGAATTTCTTTGAATTTTTTGTGTCCTACCTTGTTCCCAGTCCGGCTTGGAAGCCAGGTTGTTAGTGAAACTCTGCTTCACGCAAAACCGACTTTTAAATTAAAAAAATAAGTTCCCAATTCGCAATTCAACGATATCAATCAGTCGTAACGTCGGGCATCAGGCGCGGCTGAAAGCTAAAGCCCTGCACGCCGTAGTCAGGAGCAATGGATAGGAAAGAAATTCTTACTCCAACGCAACCTGGATCATCTTTTCTATGCAGGCATCTCCCCCAGAGCAGCCTGGAATTGACTCGTGAACCCTGCACATAATTGAGCCCGATCCTCGTTAAAAATAGACGAGATTGTTTTGAGAGCTTCAGCCATAACCATGCCAGCAAGACAGAGAAATTTCGCCGAATTGGCGTCTGAAGGGCCATACTTGAACCCTTGGATTGCTTTTTTTGTTTCATCGTAGTCGAGGTAGGATTCCAAATCCCAGGCTGTTGTATGGACTGCACCACTCAAGATCGCGTATGCGGTCGCGTAGACATCGTGACAATCAGCCCGGCGTGCAACATCCTCAATCTTTAGCGGCTTGATATTCTGCTCTTTTATCGTTTCACTGATGTCCCGAGCGAGGGTATCATCCAGCGTTTCTCGAAGTGCATCAAGACTTGAGCTGCTTGAATTACGTATACGATTGACCAACCCCTTTCGAGAGATGTGAAGCTGGTCTAAGTATTCCTTGAGGAATGTGGGGTCCTTGTGAATGGCCATAAGGCAGAAATAGGCTTCGAGATAGGCTCGGAACACAACGCTACTGACCGACATCATACCGTGTTCAACGGCGATAAACATTCCTTGGAACAACTCCATCAGGCGCGCAAACAGCACAGCTGTGGTTGTGTGCAATTCGCTCGTAACGTCAACAGCCCGGCCGCTCAGAAATCGATGGCATTCCCGGTTTAGCTTGCGGATAGTTGTAAACACCGTAGCGTGCCGATTCTTATGATCTGCAATCCAGTTACAGATGCTGCCTTCGAGGAAACCGTTTTCATCGATTCTGCTCATTACAAATTAATTCCAACATTAATTAGCCGTTACTAACGGCCGTCTTAATATACGGCTATGAGCACATATAATACCCTTACTTGTGAGGTATTATACGCCTATTTTAGTCATATAATAAAATTAATAAAGACTTGGCAATAAAATGTAACAGATTTATTATTTTATTCAAAAAGAAAATAAAATATATGCCCCTAAATTACTGGATCAGGTGCGTGCTGTAATTCTGTGATCCACTATGGTTATGTAGTTATGTAGGGTAGGCACCGCCTACCAAAAACCGGGCAATAGGGAGGGTTCTGCATAAAAGACATGTCCTCGTAATAATGGCTATCGGGTCGAAATGGTCTTGGCAAAGATTTATTTTGGCAGGCATTGCCCTGCACTTGGATAAATCACTTCTGTTATTTAACACTTGCAATTTTTATTCCTTCATAGATAGCCATTTTCCTTTAAAAATTTCCAGCATTGTCCGGTTAAGTTTTTGCGTGGTCATAATTTTTAGCATGTTCTTTGAAATTGTAGTTGCCAAAAGGAGAAAAGTTTAAGTTTCTGGCTTCATTATTTATTTTGATTCTCAACTCTCTGACTCTTTTGATAGAAACTTTTTCTTTGAAATTATTGTGACAGTAAATAGCAAGTAGAAGATAGGTAATTAACCCTGCAAGTATTTGAACCATTAATCCGTGCTGTGATCGTGCGATAAGATGATAGACCTTGAGGTGGCGCTTCCACCAACCAAAGAATATTTCAATATTCCAGCGAAGCTTGTAAAGAGAAGCGATATCTTCAGCAGTAAGGTCATGGCGGTCAGTTGCAACCCAATACTCTTTAGCGTCTATCCAATACCCGATAAGGCGAACAGGTTTTTCTGTCTGATTCACCTGGGGTGTTCCAAGCAGGACAAGGGCATCATAAAAGACTATGCTCCCTGGCTTGAGAGGATTGGTTTTTATAACGGATTTATTTGTATTCTCTTTGATACGGCAGACAAAATGCTTTCCTTCTGTCTGCCATAGGTCAAAGTCTTTATGGCACTGATAATAACGGTCCATGATTCCCGTCTGACCAGGGGAGAGTATTTTGTTTACGAAAGGGCGTTCGTCACCTTTACCATCGGTAAGGTAAATTTTTGATGGAATAGAATGGTTAAGATTAAAACCAAGGTGGGCTTTTGCTTTTTTTGCCCCCTTTCGGTAATCTGCCCAATGCATGGAAAGGACTGCGTCAATGAATGAACCATCAATACTGACGAGTTCCCCCAGATGTTCATATTCCTGGGGGAGCACCTTTGTGGCATCGGCTTGAAGTTTCGTGAAAATAAAGAGGAGTTGCTCGATGCCTCTGTGGTTGATGGCCTCGAAAAAGCTGCTCTTTTTGATACCGTCGGGAGGCGCTATTTCGGTTCTGGCAAAATCATCCTCTTGGAGTTCCTGAAGGAGATCTCTGCCTGAGGAATGTTCTTGGAGATGGTAATAAATAAGTGCTTTGAGTTGTTGTTCGAAATTCATCTGCAACGGCCTGTTTCCTTTTGATTCAAGAGGTGGCACCGAATGAAAAATATTCTGTACAGGACTAAACAGTTCATGAAACGTGGGAATTTTTTGCTGTTTGCAAAACGGATCAATGGTATATGGCATTTTTATAACTCCTTTATAGTTAAAGTGTTATAAAAATTTTGCCATCATTGACTATTTCAAAAAGTCAAGCAAAAAATACCTCTTTCTTAAAAAATTTATTGTCTTTTGTTTTACGCAAATTTCTAACCGGACAATGCTGAAAAATTTCCGTATTTTATCAGACATTTCACCTGCCTCCCTTTTAAATTCAAAAAAATCATCCCTGGTAAATACGTATGATGGATTATAGTCAGCCTCTTCCCGGTATTTCATGAGTTTTGAAAATATGTGTGAAGCCTTTGGCTCAAAAATGCCCTCCTTTACAAAATGAAGACTAAAAAGCCGGAGCGCCCCTTCGTGGCTCTTGGGTTCGAGTCCTTTTGTTAAAAGCAATGCCTTGATGCTGTGAAGAAGAAAATAGTATAGTCTGGAAACGGCGTCATTGAAAAAACCATTATCGTGAAGAAGATTAGCAGCATCCAGTGCTTTGGCTGCCCGTTCAATTTCTTCATGGATGTTTATTCTTTTATTTTTTTCTATCACAGCGGTATCCCCTCTCTTTCGATATCAAGCGCAATACGTCTTTCTTGCCCTTTAAGACGGTCAAACTCTTCCTTTGAAAGTACTATAGCGGATATTGGTTGGAGATATTTGAGTTCTATTTCAGCCACGGCATCAAGGATTTGATTCTTGAGTTCCCTTGTCAGTCCATGGACTATGATCGCAATATCGATGTCGGACTCGTCTTCATAATCTCCCCTTGCCCTTGATCCAAAAAGGACCATTCTCTCTAAACGATTGCCTAAAAATCCTTTCAGGTTATCTTTTAGTTCGATTAACATCTTATTCCTTTGAATGTATGAGGTGTTATTATTCATTCTTTCGTAGCAGTGAACGCGCTGTAACAAGAAACAGGTTTATTAAGAGCCTTGGGTGTACACTCTTGAAAAAGATATCTTTATAAGGGGCATTCCCGGTTACCGAATTCCATAATACCTCATTCATCCGTTTGGTTTCCCAAGTATCCGGATGTTCAAACAT contains:
- a CDS encoding SBBP repeat-containing protein; this encodes MRNASFSLTCGKFNTFGYMTVLLLTMSFSKTLFAGQMGADKPSQAEVIQKTKKLQIPFIANMGQTDERVEFYANTFGGTVFVTKDGEIVYSLPGRDEGQETRFCGLRSGVRKTGYGPQVNGNVIQPKSKIFDLFLISCFDPIPKIVSQNADYTFSQSKIQTPKSEIRGLALKETLIGGKVNKIKGEGKAITKVNYFKRKDASRWKTNISTYEVINLGEVYKGIDLKLRAYGNNVEKLFYVKPGASPDQIKISLSGINSSNPLSLKGDTGGLKVNEDGELVVETELGPVKFTKPVAYQEIDGKRVDVAVEYRIQHTEANLSNPKSEVQNPQSEYGFKVASYDKTKELIIDPLLASTYLGESQWDSVHSIAIDSDGNIYVTGSTASLNFPITLGVYDTSFNGTGDVFISKLNWNLTSILASTFLGGSRSDSASSITIDSSGDIYVAGYTWSSDFPTTPGTYDSSYNNSGYYDIFVSKLKGDLSSLLASTYLGGSAYNYGNAIAIDPSGNVYVTGGTLSSDFPISTDAYDTSFDGGSDIFISKFNSGLTTLLASTYLGGSSNESAYSMTIDLDGNIYVAGDTQSSDFPTSTTAYDTSFNGSNDVFIAKLSRDLTRLLASTYLGSSSGDTAHSITMTSGKSNNVYVTGLAGSADFPITTDTYDTSFNGNGDVFVSRLSDDLTTLLASTFLGGSSSDYANAIAIDSSGNVYVTGLTESSNFPTTLDASFGAYDIFFNGSADAFVSKFSGNLANLIASTFLGGYSEEQSFAIAMNSGDNVYVTGSTASMNFPTTIDAYDTSHSYEGLDAFISFFDSNLSASPPNVITGFASNVTYDSALLNGTVNANGLAATSWYEYGTTSGSYSSTSSTQTVSGLSDTSVSINISGLSALTIYYYRIVAQSSTGITYGSENNFKTAILPTPTPSPTPCEVANIVTSPKTLKLGREETGKITVLVTCADGSPVVNTVTATVKSGKKRISVTPLSQDTDTNGEAVFTITATQKAGKTKVEFESAGLKTIVTVKVKNK
- a CDS encoding DUF5677 domain-containing protein, with amino-acid sequence MSRIDENGFLEGSICNWIADHKNRHATVFTTIRKLNRECHRFLSGRAVDVTSELHTTTAVLFARLMELFQGMFIAVEHGMMSVSSVVFRAYLEAYFCLMAIHKDPTFLKEYLDQLHISRKGLVNRIRNSSSSSLDALRETLDDTLARDISETIKEQNIKPLKIEDVARRADCHDVYATAYAILSGAVHTTAWDLESYLDYDETKKAIQGFKYGPSDANSAKFLCLAGMVMAEALKTISSIFNEDRAQLCAGFTSQFQAALGEMPA
- a CDS encoding IS4 family transposase, which codes for MDPFCKQQKIPTFHELFSPVQNIFHSVPPLESKGNRPLQMNFEQQLKALIYYHLQEHSSGRDLLQELQEDDFARTEIAPPDGIKKSSFFEAINHRGIEQLLFIFTKLQADATKVLPQEYEHLGELVSIDGSFIDAVLSMHWADYRKGAKKAKAHLGFNLNHSIPSKIYLTDGKGDERPFVNKILSPGQTGIMDRYYQCHKDFDLWQTEGKHFVCRIKENTNKSVIKTNPLKPGSIVFYDALVLLGTPQVNQTEKPVRLIGYWIDAKEYWVATDRHDLTAEDIASLYKLRWNIEIFFGWWKRHLKVYHLIARSQHGLMVQILAGLITYLLLAIYCHNNFKEKVSIKRVRELRIKINNEARNLNFSPFGNYNFKEHAKNYDHAKT
- a CDS encoding HEPN domain-containing protein, which encodes MIEKNKRINIHEEIERAAKALDAANLLHDNGFFNDAVSRLYYFLLHSIKALLLTKGLEPKSHEGALRLFSLHFVKEGIFEPKASHIFSKLMKYREEADYNPSYVFTRDDFFEFKREAGEMSDKIRKFFSIVRLEICVKQKTINFLRKRYFLLDFLK
- a CDS encoding nucleotidyltransferase domain-containing protein, coding for MLIELKDNLKGFLGNRLERMVLFGSRARGDYEDESDIDIAIIVHGLTRELKNQILDAVAEIELKYLQPISAIVLSKEEFDRLKGQERRIALDIEREGIPL